One Pseudoalteromonas ulvae UL12 genomic window, AAATCGACTTGGGTATTGATAAAAAAGAGAGATTGGCCAATTTTCTGCTCTCCTTCACGGAGGCTGAAAAATGGCGCAATATCACTTTCTGAATAGATGTTTAACTTGTAGGGCATAATTTAGCGAAGTTCTGAATCAAGCTCGTCTTCAGAATCAAAGTCATCTTCAGAGTCAAAGTCATCGTCATCTGCTTCAAGGTCTTCACCTGAGATTATAATCCCCGTACTATCGGCATAGATGTAATCATCTTCGTAAAAAGAGACGCCAGCAAAGTTTACTGGGACTGAATATTCACCATTATTGTTATCATCTGCACCGACAGGAATAGACGCAATAGCTTGAATCCCTATGTCGAGTTCATCTAACTCATCAACATGTCTGACCGCACCGTACACGACAATGCCTTCCCAGTTATTTTCGAGTGCAATTTCTGCGAGTTCAATATCAATGAGTGCTCGTCTTGTTGAACCGCCGCCATCAATTAACAGCACTAATCCTGTGCCATCATTAGCTAGTGCATCACGGATCAGTTGGTTGCTTTCGAAACATTTGATGGTTTTTATTTGTCCGCCAAATGAAGTTCTGCCACCAAAATTCACGAACATAGGTTCGAGAACATCGACTACTTCGGCAAATTGGTCACATAACTCAGATGTATTGTATTGCATGAGCTGATCCTTAGGTGTTAGCTAATGAGGTTGTGTCTCAGTATACATTTGTCTGGACGCAATACAATCAAATAAATCCCGATTTTCGATAGAAATATTAATGTCTTGAAATCTTCATGTAATTGTTACTTGACCCAATTAGGCTTAAGTAAAACACAAGGGAGTGAGTCATGATATTTGTCAAAATCACTGAGTTGGACCACGCAATTTTTCGTGGGCTATTTAAGCCAAACGCCCCAAAATGGTGGCAAATTTTATTTGTTAACCTATCAAAAACTGGCGATGGCTACGTTTATATCGCGTTTGCTGGGATATTACTCTACCTCAACAGCCCGCAGTCTTTGAGTTTGCTCAATGTGTTACTGCTTGGCTTTCTGATTGAACGTCCTTTGTATTATGCACTTAAAAATGTATTTAAACGAACGCGGCCATGCCATTGGCAGGGAGGGATATCGTTTATCATTCCCAGCGATCA contains:
- the rraA gene encoding ribonuclease E activity regulator RraA, coding for MQYNTSELCDQFAEVVDVLEPMFVNFGGRTSFGGQIKTIKCFESNQLIRDALANDGTGLVLLIDGGGSTRRALIDIELAEIALENNWEGIVVYGAVRHVDELDELDIGIQAIASIPVGADDNNNGEYSVPVNFAGVSFYEDDYIYADSTGIIISGEDLEADDDDFDSEDDFDSEDELDSELR
- a CDS encoding phosphatase PAP2 family protein; this encodes MIFVKITELDHAIFRGLFKPNAPKWWQILFVNLSKTGDGYVYIAFAGILLYLNSPQSLSLLNVLLLGFLIERPLYYALKNVFKRTRPCHWQGGISFIIPSDQFSLPSGHSAAAWVFAVSVACFLPQYEVLLFTWASLVALSRVMLGVHYPLDIVLGSFMGYGCAHLSMQITGVL